A genomic region of Silurus meridionalis isolate SWU-2019-XX chromosome 7, ASM1480568v1, whole genome shotgun sequence contains the following coding sequences:
- the wfikkn2b gene encoding WAP, Kazal, immunoglobulin, Kunitz and NTR domain-containing protein 2, with protein MRRWMWLFLVRELVMLRVRGMALQKAAFSHAGLCPNDVNPNLWVDAMSTCTRECESDQECETFEKCCSNVCGSRSCVAARYMDATAKKGADGIPKKVTCDKFLCTQQGSECHIWNGQPTCKCRDRCEKEPHFTCASDGMTYYNKCYMDAEACSKGITLSVVTCRSHPVNTSPLPPGTTALLTTTLLLTTLLDVQPPVISGSPIEQSVFVGDTASFLCEVTGWPKPEITWEKQLEGKENTVMKPNHVLGNVVVTNVGQLVIYSAQLEDIGVYTCTATNSGGSIQAHFPLSVKQRDPFELEKPKNLSSFPAEECKKEPDAGNCGVEELSWYFDSKRNSCFTFTYGNCNQNQNHFDSFDSCMLSCQAELPAPCGLPSLQGPCKFYKPRWAYSSTLNQCQPFIYGGCGGNDNNFETKESCEDLCPYPKNHRCKPCKSQHKMVSSFCKSDFVILGRMTELTEEESSGRAQISVDEILKDEKMGLKFMQNQPLEVTLQNMDWNCPCPNVTLSDGQIIIMGDVQNGMAVLQPDSFVSQLSVRRLRRLREVINKNTCEILKEFRE; from the exons ATGCGTCGCTGGATGTGGTTGTTTTTGGTCAGGGAGTTGGTAATGCTGCGCGTCAGAGGCATGGCTTTGCAGAAAGCCGCGTTCTCGCACGCCGGGCTCTGCCCTAACGATGTGAACCCCAACCTGTGGGTGGACGCAATGAGCACCTGTACCCGGGAGTGCGAGTCCGACCAG GAATGTGAGACTTTTGAAAAGTGCTGCTCGAATGTTTGTGGGAGCAGGAGCTGTGTGGCGGCCCGCTACATGGATGCGACAGCAAAGAAGGGAGCTGACGGCATACCGAAAAAAGTGACCTGCGATAAGTTCCTGTGCACCCAGCAGGGCTCCGAGTGTCACATCTGGAACGGGCAGCCTACGTGCAAGTGCAGAGACCGGTGTGAAAAAGAGCCGCATTTCACCTGTGCGTCGGACGGAATGACCTACTACAACAAGTGCTACATGGATGCTGAAGCCTGCTCCAAAGGCATCACGCTGTCCGTAGTGACCTGCAGGTCGCACCCTGTAAACACGAGTCCTCTACCTCCAGGAACGACTGCCCTCCTGACGACCACCCTACTGCTCACCACTCTGTTAGATGTGCAGCCCCCGGTTATTAGCGGCAGCCCAATAGAGCAGTCTGTATTTGTGGGTGACACAGCAAGCTTCCTATGTGAGGTGACTGGCTGGCCAAAGCCTGAGATCACCTGGGAGAAGCAACTGGAGGGAAAAGAGAACACTGTTATGAAACCCAATCACGTGCTGGGAAATGTGGTTGTCACTAATGTTGGACAGCTGGTAATCTATAGTGCTCAACTCGAAGATATCGGTGTTTACACCTGCACAGCTACAAACTCAGGGGGTTCAATCCAAGCCCATTTTCCACTCTCTGTGAAACAAAGAGACCCATTTGAGTTGGAGAAACCAAAGAACCTGTCTTCTTTCCCTGCTGAGGAGTGCAAGAAGGAGCCAGATGCAGGTAATTGCGGTGTTGAGGAGCTCAGTTGGTATTTTGACAGCAAGAGGAACAGTTGCTTCACATTCACCTACGGTAACTGCAATCAGAACCAGAACCACTTCGACAGCTTTGACTCTTGCATGCTGTCCTGCCAGGCCGAACTGCCCGCCCCGTGTGGTCTCCCCAGCCTTCAGGGTCCCTGCAAATTCTACAAACCACGCTGGGCCTACAGCAGCACTCTCAATCAGTGCCAGCCCTTCATCTACGGGGGTTGTGGAGGCAACGACAACAACTTTGAAACCAAAGAGTCATGCGAGGACTTGTGCCCGTATCCTAAGAACCACCGCTGTAAGCCATGCAAATCGCAGCACAAGATGGTGTCCAGCTTCTGCAAGAGTGACTTTGTGATCCTGGGCCGCATGACCGAGCTGACGGAAGAGGAAAGCTCGGGCCGGGCGCAGATCAGCGTGGACGAGATCCTTAAGGATGAGAAGATGGGGCTTAAGTTCATGCAGAACCAACCCTTGGAGGTGACGTTGCAGAACATGGACTGGAACTGCCCGTGTCCCAATGTAACTCTCTCGGACGGTCAGATCATAATCATGGGTGATGTGCAAAACGGAATGGCCGTGCTCCAGCCAGACAGTTTCGTCAGCCAGTTGAGCGTACGGCGACTCCGCAGGCTGCGTGAGGTGATCAACAAAAACACATGCGAAATTCTGAAAGAGTTCCGGGAATAG